The Virgibacillus sp. SK37 region GCGGTTATCGGTGTTCCAGATCCAGAGACTGGTGAATCTGTTATGAGTTTTGTGGTTACAGATAATGCTGCATTAACGGAAAGAGAGTTAATAGCGTATTGCTCAGAACAATTGGCAAAGTATAAAGTTCCATCCAAAATTGAATTTTTGGAAGAGCTTCCGAAAAACACGACTGGAAAAATACTTAGAAAAAGCTTGCGAGAAAAAGTATCTAAGTAAAAGGTGTAGAATGATGCTTCCTCTTAACTTTACACGTAGAGTGAGAGGGAGTTTTTTACCAAATAATTATAAAATTCGTTATTTTAGTATCTTTTTTTCTTCGGTTTTGGTAAATTAGTATGGAAGCCGCTTTCTTTTCGTTTTAAACGAAAGGATGAATAATATGTTAAATGATTTATATACCCCATTACCTGAAATCACTCCAATGACATTAGCGCTAATTGCGTCGCGGGATAGGAAAGAAAACCGTACTACCCAAGTGGTTGAGGAAGATACGGAATATCTTGTACAAGCACATACAAGCAGACTTATAGACCAGTCTTGCAAGTACTTTGGAAGCAGTCTTAAAGGTCGCCAGGAAGGGACACGGGAGATTTGCGGAATTACCTACAAGGCCCCAATCACAATTAATCCCTCGAGCGGGATGTATTTCTTTCCAACTAATTCCCCCTCAAATTCAAATTGTTGCTGGATTGCCCATTCCCATATCGATCAGGTAAACCAAGTCCAAACCTCCGGTACAGAAATTATCTTCAAAAATGGTAAAAAGATCTTTATTAATACCTCCTATGGAATTATCCTTAATCAGATTCAACGGACTGCTCAATACCGGTACTTACTGGATAAGCGGCTGCAGTTTTTGCAGAGACATCATGCAGATCGTGTTGCTGAATCGCCTTTTCCATAAGCT contains the following coding sequences:
- a CDS encoding competence protein ComK is translated as MTLALIASRDRKENRTTQVVEEDTEYLVQAHTSRLIDQSCKYFGSSLKGRQEGTREICGITYKAPITINPSSGMYFFPTNSPSNSNCCWIAHSHIDQVNQVQTSGTEIIFKNGKKIFINTSYGIILNQIQRTAQYRYLLDKRLQFLQRHHADRVAESPFP